A part of Entelurus aequoreus isolate RoL-2023_Sb linkage group LG03, RoL_Eaeq_v1.1, whole genome shotgun sequence genomic DNA contains:
- the hif1aa gene encoding hypoxia inducible factor 1 subunit alpha a isoform X1, giving the protein MDTGIGPEKKSQEEEMATLVGHLKVADPICGDDDQPPRLSCRVSSERRKEKSRDAARCRRGKESEVFYELAEQLPLSHSISSSLDKASIMRLTISYLRLRKLLDTDEPKSEEESEMDTQLNSSYLKSLEGFLMVLSEDGDMIYLSDNVNKCLGLAQFDLTGHSVFDFTHPCDQEELREMLVHKAGSKKTKESDSDRSFFLRMKCTLTSRGRTVNVKSATWKVLHCSGHVRLHDSLTEQTANDHKEPQVPYLVLICDPIPHPSNIEVPLDTKTFLSRHTMDMKFTYCDERITELMGYEPEELLNRSVYEYYHALDSDHLTKTHHNLFAKGQVSTGQYRMLAKRGGFVWVETQATVIYNNKNSQPQCVVCVNFVLSGIQEEKLIMSLEQTEDMKPVKQEQDKESCLAESSPILLKEGEEEEKTAELDVIKLFTQTLEPKPVTSLYDQLKEEPEALTLLAPAAGDTIISLDFSCPDSDIHLLKDVPLYNDVMLPATSDKLALPLSPLPPSEPHTVENTTVDGKSDNYARPSSTSVTNNSAAQVPPPLDICLTMDSDISDFKLDLVEKLFAIDTQPKTPFTTQTTEDLDLEMLAPYIPMDDDFQLRSLSPEEPLSCGPVKSLESSPVNHEVQNSPFSAPGSRTISPAPAEPLAALPASIIPTKRPTQLDKVSLHTLAAQNAQRKRKLDDTREMVGKETLPREQVEQGKKLKANGLGTGQTVILLPSDLASCLLGRTSEATSSLFSLPQLTRYDCEVNAPLQGRQYLLQGEDLLRALDHVN; this is encoded by the exons TCAGGAAGAAGAGATGGCAACTCTTGTAGGGCACCTTAAAGTTGCAGATCCAATCTGCGGAGACGATGACCAACCACCACGTCTCTCCTGCAGGGTGAGCTCGGAGCGGAGAAAGGAAAAGTCGAGGGATGCAGCGCGATGCCGGCGAGGGAAGGAGTCCGAAGTGTTTTACGAGCTGGCCGAGCAGCTACCTCTGTCTCACAGCATCAGCTCCAGCCTGGACAAGGCCTCGATTATGAGACTCACCATCAGCTACCTGCGATTGAGGAAATTGCTTGACACTG ATGAGCCAAAATCAGAGGAGGAGAGCGAGATGGATACCCAACTGAACAGCTCCTACTTAAAATCTCTGGAGGGCTTTCTCATGGTGCTGTCCGAAGATGGAGATATGATCTATCTCTCTGATAATGTTAACAAGTGTCTCGGGCTGGCTCAG TTTGACCTGACTGGACACAGCGTGTTTGACTTTACGCACCCGTGTGATCAGGAAGAGCTGAGGGAGATGCTGGTCCACAAAGCAG GCTCAAAAAAGACCAAAGAATCAGACTCAGACCGCAGCTTCTTTCTTCGGATGAAGTGCACACTCACTAGCAGAGGACGCACTGTCAACGTCAAGTCCGCTACATGGAAG GTGCTCCACTGCTCCGGTCATGTGCGCCTACATGACAGCCTCACGGAGCAGACTGCCAATGACCACAAAGAGCCACAGGTTCCTTACTTGGTGCTCATCTGTGACCCTATTCCACACCCTTCCAACATTGAGGTCCCTCTGGACACCAAGACGTTCCTCAGCCGCCATACAATGGACATGAAGTTCACATATTGTGACGAGAG GATCACTGAGCTGATGGGATATGAGCCAGAGGAGCTGCTGAATCGTTCTGTGTATGAGTACTATCACGCGCTGGACTCAGACCACCTTACCAAGACACATCACAACT TGTTTGCAAAGGGCCAGGTCAGCACAGGCCAATACCGGATGCTGGCCAAGAGAGGAGGTTTTGTGTGGGTGGAGACGCAAGCAACTGTCATCTATAACAACAAGAACTCTCAGCCACAATGCGTTGTCTGTGTCAACTTTGTCCTAAG TGGAATTCAGGAGGAAAAACTGATCATGTCTTTGGAGCAGACAGAGGATATGAAGCCTGTAAAGCAGGAACAAGACAAGGAGAGCTGCCTTGCAGAGAGTTCTCCAATCCTGCTAAAGGAAGGAGAGGAAGAAGAGAAGACTGCTGAGCTGGATGTGATCAAGCTGTTTACACAAACActtgagccaaagccagtgacgAGTTTGTACGATCAGCTGAAAGAAGAGCCTGAAGCCCTCACTCTACTTGCCCCAGCAGCTGGAGACACCATCATCTCACTGGACTTTAGCTGTCCCG ACTCTGACATCCATCTGCTGAAAGACGTGCCTCTCTACAATGACGTGATGCTTCCTGCCACTAGTGACAAACTAGCACTGCCTCTTTCCCCTCTGCCACCCAGCGAGCCCCACACTGTGGAAAACACCACTGTAGATGGAAAAAGTGACAACTATGCCAGACCCTCGTCCACATCAGTAACCAACAACAGCGCAGCTCAG GTTCCTCCTCCGTTGGACATTTGcttaaccatggactcggacatctCTGATTTCAAACTAGACTTAGTGGAGAAGCTGTTTGCCATTGATACCCAACCTAAGACCCCATTTACCACACAG ACGACGGAGGACTTGGATCTGGAGATGTTGGCACCCTACATCCCCATGGATGATGACTTCCAGCTGCGCAGTTTGAGCCCAGAAGAGCCATTGTCATGTGGCCCTGTCAAATCCCTTGAGAGCTCACCTGTCAATCATGAGGTCCAGAACTCACCCTTCAGCGCACCTGGAAGTCGTACCATCTCTCCTGCACCAGCCGAGCCACTTGCTGCCCTGCCCGCTTCTATCATCCCCACTAAGAG ACCAACACAATTAGACAAGGTGTCACTCCACACTTTGGCTGCTCAAAATGCACAACGCAAAAGAAAACTGGACGACACAAGAGAGATGGTTGGCAAG GAAACTTTGCCCCGGGAACAAGTTGAACAAGGGAAAAAACTGAAGGCCAACGGATTGGGCACAGGCCAAACTGTAATTCTGCTACCTTCAG ATTTGGCAAGTTGCTTACTAGGCCGCACCTCAGAGGCCACCAGTTCCCTCTTCAGCCTCCCACAACTCACTCGCTATGACTGCGAGGTCAACGCCCCCTTACAGGGCCGCCAGTATCTGCTACAAGGGGAGGACCTTCTGCGTGCATTGGACCATGTCAACTAA
- the hif1aa gene encoding hypoxia inducible factor 1 subunit alpha a isoform X2, with translation MDTGIGPEKKRVSSERRKEKSRDAARCRRGKESEVFYELAEQLPLSHSISSSLDKASIMRLTISYLRLRKLLDTDEPKSEEESEMDTQLNSSYLKSLEGFLMVLSEDGDMIYLSDNVNKCLGLAQFDLTGHSVFDFTHPCDQEELREMLVHKAGSKKTKESDSDRSFFLRMKCTLTSRGRTVNVKSATWKVLHCSGHVRLHDSLTEQTANDHKEPQVPYLVLICDPIPHPSNIEVPLDTKTFLSRHTMDMKFTYCDERITELMGYEPEELLNRSVYEYYHALDSDHLTKTHHNLFAKGQVSTGQYRMLAKRGGFVWVETQATVIYNNKNSQPQCVVCVNFVLSGIQEEKLIMSLEQTEDMKPVKQEQDKESCLAESSPILLKEGEEEEKTAELDVIKLFTQTLEPKPVTSLYDQLKEEPEALTLLAPAAGDTIISLDFSCPDSDIHLLKDVPLYNDVMLPATSDKLALPLSPLPPSEPHTVENTTVDGKSDNYARPSSTSVTNNSAAQVPPPLDICLTMDSDISDFKLDLVEKLFAIDTQPKTPFTTQTTEDLDLEMLAPYIPMDDDFQLRSLSPEEPLSCGPVKSLESSPVNHEVQNSPFSAPGSRTISPAPAEPLAALPASIIPTKRPTQLDKVSLHTLAAQNAQRKRKLDDTREMVGKETLPREQVEQGKKLKANGLGTGQTVILLPSDLASCLLGRTSEATSSLFSLPQLTRYDCEVNAPLQGRQYLLQGEDLLRALDHVN, from the exons GGTGAGCTCGGAGCGGAGAAAGGAAAAGTCGAGGGATGCAGCGCGATGCCGGCGAGGGAAGGAGTCCGAAGTGTTTTACGAGCTGGCCGAGCAGCTACCTCTGTCTCACAGCATCAGCTCCAGCCTGGACAAGGCCTCGATTATGAGACTCACCATCAGCTACCTGCGATTGAGGAAATTGCTTGACACTG ATGAGCCAAAATCAGAGGAGGAGAGCGAGATGGATACCCAACTGAACAGCTCCTACTTAAAATCTCTGGAGGGCTTTCTCATGGTGCTGTCCGAAGATGGAGATATGATCTATCTCTCTGATAATGTTAACAAGTGTCTCGGGCTGGCTCAG TTTGACCTGACTGGACACAGCGTGTTTGACTTTACGCACCCGTGTGATCAGGAAGAGCTGAGGGAGATGCTGGTCCACAAAGCAG GCTCAAAAAAGACCAAAGAATCAGACTCAGACCGCAGCTTCTTTCTTCGGATGAAGTGCACACTCACTAGCAGAGGACGCACTGTCAACGTCAAGTCCGCTACATGGAAG GTGCTCCACTGCTCCGGTCATGTGCGCCTACATGACAGCCTCACGGAGCAGACTGCCAATGACCACAAAGAGCCACAGGTTCCTTACTTGGTGCTCATCTGTGACCCTATTCCACACCCTTCCAACATTGAGGTCCCTCTGGACACCAAGACGTTCCTCAGCCGCCATACAATGGACATGAAGTTCACATATTGTGACGAGAG GATCACTGAGCTGATGGGATATGAGCCAGAGGAGCTGCTGAATCGTTCTGTGTATGAGTACTATCACGCGCTGGACTCAGACCACCTTACCAAGACACATCACAACT TGTTTGCAAAGGGCCAGGTCAGCACAGGCCAATACCGGATGCTGGCCAAGAGAGGAGGTTTTGTGTGGGTGGAGACGCAAGCAACTGTCATCTATAACAACAAGAACTCTCAGCCACAATGCGTTGTCTGTGTCAACTTTGTCCTAAG TGGAATTCAGGAGGAAAAACTGATCATGTCTTTGGAGCAGACAGAGGATATGAAGCCTGTAAAGCAGGAACAAGACAAGGAGAGCTGCCTTGCAGAGAGTTCTCCAATCCTGCTAAAGGAAGGAGAGGAAGAAGAGAAGACTGCTGAGCTGGATGTGATCAAGCTGTTTACACAAACActtgagccaaagccagtgacgAGTTTGTACGATCAGCTGAAAGAAGAGCCTGAAGCCCTCACTCTACTTGCCCCAGCAGCTGGAGACACCATCATCTCACTGGACTTTAGCTGTCCCG ACTCTGACATCCATCTGCTGAAAGACGTGCCTCTCTACAATGACGTGATGCTTCCTGCCACTAGTGACAAACTAGCACTGCCTCTTTCCCCTCTGCCACCCAGCGAGCCCCACACTGTGGAAAACACCACTGTAGATGGAAAAAGTGACAACTATGCCAGACCCTCGTCCACATCAGTAACCAACAACAGCGCAGCTCAG GTTCCTCCTCCGTTGGACATTTGcttaaccatggactcggacatctCTGATTTCAAACTAGACTTAGTGGAGAAGCTGTTTGCCATTGATACCCAACCTAAGACCCCATTTACCACACAG ACGACGGAGGACTTGGATCTGGAGATGTTGGCACCCTACATCCCCATGGATGATGACTTCCAGCTGCGCAGTTTGAGCCCAGAAGAGCCATTGTCATGTGGCCCTGTCAAATCCCTTGAGAGCTCACCTGTCAATCATGAGGTCCAGAACTCACCCTTCAGCGCACCTGGAAGTCGTACCATCTCTCCTGCACCAGCCGAGCCACTTGCTGCCCTGCCCGCTTCTATCATCCCCACTAAGAG ACCAACACAATTAGACAAGGTGTCACTCCACACTTTGGCTGCTCAAAATGCACAACGCAAAAGAAAACTGGACGACACAAGAGAGATGGTTGGCAAG GAAACTTTGCCCCGGGAACAAGTTGAACAAGGGAAAAAACTGAAGGCCAACGGATTGGGCACAGGCCAAACTGTAATTCTGCTACCTTCAG ATTTGGCAAGTTGCTTACTAGGCCGCACCTCAGAGGCCACCAGTTCCCTCTTCAGCCTCCCACAACTCACTCGCTATGACTGCGAGGTCAACGCCCCCTTACAGGGCCGCCAGTATCTGCTACAAGGGGAGGACCTTCTGCGTGCATTGGACCATGTCAACTAA